Proteins encoded together in one Astyanax mexicanus isolate ESR-SI-001 chromosome 10, AstMex3_surface, whole genome shotgun sequence window:
- the setd6 gene encoding N-lysine methyltransferase setd6, giving the protein MATEAKRPKRESSEEDDQPLQNFLLWCDKVNLTLSNKVYLSKEGTVAEYGMLAKDDIEEGHVLFSIPRQALLHQGTSKTKKVLEEGKECLESSSGWVPLLLALMYEYTCPDSHWRPYLSLWTDFKKLDHPMFWSKEERERLLKGTGIPEAVDTDLTNIQTEYNDTVLPFMRSHPELWDPERHTVELYQCLVAFVMAYSFQEPLEDDEEDEDPNPPMMVPMADMLNHVSNHNANLEYTPDNLKMVAVRQIKKGEEIFNTYGQMANWQLLHMYGFTEPFSTNSNDAADIQMSSLYKAAVQVTQSEAEHRLVVEKWSVLCEMEMVGEKGVFVFGKNGSLTDTELYTSLKVLCMSKEDFKEFQENEGWEEDDGDDDESKMAEALSFEGLPALAPQWKRLLHAAAGFTMNQFSQDMESDRRLLEEPGSLAKLGPRESKALHVRLGQKSILHDLQQLIQ; this is encoded by the exons ATGGCCACAGAAGCGAAGAGACCAAAG AGGGAGAGCAGTGAGGAGGATGATCAGCCTCTGCAGAACTTCTTACTGTGGTGTGATAAAGTGAATCTGACACTGAGCAACAAG GTCTATTTAAGTAAAGAAGGCACAGTAGCAGAGTACGGCATGCTGGCTAAAGATGACATAGAAGAGGGCCATGTCCTTTTCTCCATCCCCAGACAGGCCCTCCTGCATCAGGGCACTTCCAAAACCAAAAAGGTTCTTGAAGAAG GAAAAGAGTGTTTGGAGAGCTCCTCAGGCTGGGTTCCTCTCCTGCTTGCTCTGATGTACGAGTACACCTGTCCAGACTCACACTGGAGGCCCTACCTGTCTCTGTGGACTGACTTTAAGAAGCTGGATCATCCCATGTTTTG GTCTAAGGAGGAGAGAGAGCGGCTTCTGAAGGGGACAGGTATCCCCGAGGCAGTGGACACAGACCTGACCAACATCCAGACAGAGTATAATGACACTGTTCTGCCTTTCATGCGCTCCCATCCGGAGCTGTGGGACCCTGAGCGCCACACTGTGGAGCTTTATCAGTGTCTGGTGGCTTTTGTCATGGCCTACAG CTTCCAGGAGCCTCTTgaagatgatgaggaggatgaagatCCCAACCCTCCAATGATGGTGCCAATGGCAGACATGCTGAACCATGTGTCCAACCACAATGCCAATTTAGAGTACACACCG gacaaTTTAAAAATGGTAGCAGTGCGGCAGATCAAGAAGGGTGAGGAGATCTTTAACACGTACGGTCAGATGGCCAACTGGCAGCTTCTGCACATGTACGGCTTCACCGAGCCCTTTTCCACCAACAGCAACGACGCGGCAGACATACAGATGTCCAGTCTGTATAAAGCAGCTGTTCAAG TAacgcagagtgaggcagagcatcGTCTGGTGGTGGAGAAGTGGAGCGTTCTGTGTGAGATGGAGATGGTCGGGGAGAAAGGTGTCTTTGTTTTCGGGAAGAACGGTTCACTAACAGACACAGAACTCTACACATCTCTGAAG GTCTTGTGCATGAGCAAAGAGGACTTTAAAGAGTTCCAGGAGAATGAAGGTTGGGAGGAAGATGACGGTGATGATGATGAATCTAAAATGGCTGAAGCTTTAAGCTTTGAGGGACTGCCAGCTCTGGCTCCACAGTGGAAGAGGCTGCTGCACGCTGCTGCAGGCTTCACAATGAACCAGTTTTCCCAGGATATGGAGTCCGATCGCAGGCTGCTGGAAGAACCGGGATCTCTCGCCAAACTTgggcccagagagagcaaagctctGCACGTGAGACTAGGACAGAAGAGCATCCTCCACGATCTGCAGCAGCTCATCCAGTAG
- the LOC103036877 gene encoding cytochrome P450 2F2-like isoform X1, giving the protein MVGSLVLVWIFICLVFLFIRIQRPKNFPPGPRPVPIFGNLFQLNITNPLKDFDKFAERYGNVYSLYFGGRPAVILNGFKAVKEALVTKAADFSGRPQNILISDVTKGKGVIFVDYNSEWKEHRRFALTTLRNFGMGKQSMEERILGETEHLVECLEKSVGGTMDPQTFFHNATSNIIYLVLFGTRYNYGDETLNMYIKRITETTKIANGPWGMIYDTFPFLRGLPLPFKKAVANFEVLKMITSKMIDKYKPSRVQGEQENFVGCYLDELDKRGNDGSSFNEGQLARYIVDLHAAGTDTTSNTLLTAFLYLITHPDIQGLNFNMKSLALLIVIKLTFWTIFYNLMDRNGIRVSFYFVFFFLEGCQQEIDEVLEGKAHVSFEDRQKMPYVQAVMHESQRFGSTVPLSVPHCTTRDTELMGYSIPKGTVIYPNLYSVLNEESQWKFPHKFNPANFLNEKGQFEKPEAFMPFSVGPRSCLGESLARMELFLILVTLLRRFQFFWPEDAGEPDFTPVYGITLTPKPYRMGIRLRQPVR; this is encoded by the exons ATGGTGGGCTCCTTGGTGCTGGTTTGGATTTTTATCTGCCTCGTCTTCCTCTTCATCAGGATCCAGAGACCCAAGAACTTCCCTCCGGGACCCCGACCTGTGCCTATATTCGGGAACCTGTTCCAGCTCAACATTACCAATCCTCTGAAGGACTTTGATAAG TTTGCTGAGCGCTATGGGAATGTGTACAGCCTGTATTTTGGAGGAAGACCAGCAGTAATTCTAAATGGGTTTAAGGCTGTGAAGGAAGCTCTGGTGACCAAGGCTGCAGACTTTTCAGGACGCCCACAAAACATCCTGATCAGTGATGTAACAAAAGGGAAAG GTGTCATATTTGTTGACTACAATTCTGAGTGGAAGGAGCATCGGCGCTTTGCTCTCACCACTCTGAGGAACTTCGGCATGGGGAAGCAGTCCATGGAGGAGAGGATTCTGGGAGAGACTGAACACCTTGTTGAATGCTTGGAAAAAAGTGTTG gAGGCACCATGGATCCTCAGACCTTCTTTCACAATGCTACATCAAATATCATCTACCTGGTTTTATTTGGCACTCGATACAACTATGGAGATGAAACACTTAATATGTATATTAAGCGCATCACTGAGACTACAAAGATTGCCAATGGACCCTGGGGAATG ATATATGATACATTCCCCTTTTTGAGAGGGCTACCCCTTCCCTTTAAGAAGGCTGTAGCAAATTTTGAGGTGCTTAAAATGATCACATCGAAAATGATCGACAAATACAAGCCGTCAAGAGTGCAGGGAGAGCAGGAGAACTTTGTTGGCTGTTACCTGGATGAGCTCGATAAG AGAGGAAATGATGGATCCTCCTTTAATGAGGGACAACTTGCAAGATACATTGTGGATCTCCACGCTGCTGGAACAGATACCACCTCCAACACCCTCCTTACAGCCTTCCTGTACCTCATCACACATCCAGACATTCAAGGTTTGAACTTCAATATGAAATCATTGGCACTGCTAATAGTCATTAAGCTGACATTTTGgactatattttataatttaatggACAGAAATGGCATAAGAgtatcattttattttgtatttttctttttagagGGATGTCAGCAGGAGATTGACGAGGTTCTGGAGGGTAAAGCTCATGTATCTTTTGAGGACAGACAGAAGATGCCATATGTGCAGGCTGTGATGCATGAGTCTCAGCGTTTTGGCAGTACTGTTCCGCTTAGTGTACCACACTGCACCACCAGGGATACTGAACTGATGGGCTACAGCATCCCTAAG gGTACTGTCATTTACCCCAACCTTTACTCTGTGCTAAATGAGGAGAGCCAGTGGAAGTTTCCTCACAAGTTCAATCCTGCTAACTTCTTGAATGAGAAGGGCCAGTTTGAGAAGCCTGAGGCCTTCATGCCCTTTTCTGTTG GACCTCGTTCATGTCTTGGTGAGAGTTTGGCTCGGATGGAGCTCTTTCTCATCTTGGTCACTCTGCTGCGCCGCTTCCAGTTCTTCTGGCCTGAAGATGCAGGAGAACCGGACTTCACTCCTGTATATGGAATCACGCTCACACCAAAACCCTACAGGATGGGAATCAGACTGAGACAACCAGTTAGATAA
- the LOC103036877 gene encoding cytochrome P450 2D3-like isoform X2: MVGSLVLVWIFICLVFLFIRIQRPKNFPPGPRPVPIFGNLFQLNITNPLKDFDKFAERYGNVYSLYFGGRPAVILNGFKAVKEALVTKAADFSGRPQNILISDVTKGKGVIFVDYNSEWKEHRRFALTTLRNFGMGKQSMEERILGETEHLVECLEKSVGGTMDPQTFFHNATSNIIYLVLFGTRYNYGDETLNMYIKRITETTKIANGPWGMIYDTFPFLRGLPLPFKKAVANFEVLKMITSKMIDKYKPSRVQGEQENFVGCYLDELDKRGNDGSSFNEGQLARYIVDLHAAGTDTTSNTLLTAFLYLITHPDIQEGCQQEIDEVLEGKAHVSFEDRQKMPYVQAVMHESQRFGSTVPLSVPHCTTRDTELMGYSIPKGTVIYPNLYSVLNEESQWKFPHKFNPANFLNEKGQFEKPEAFMPFSVGPRSCLGESLARMELFLILVTLLRRFQFFWPEDAGEPDFTPVYGITLTPKPYRMGIRLRQPVR, translated from the exons ATGGTGGGCTCCTTGGTGCTGGTTTGGATTTTTATCTGCCTCGTCTTCCTCTTCATCAGGATCCAGAGACCCAAGAACTTCCCTCCGGGACCCCGACCTGTGCCTATATTCGGGAACCTGTTCCAGCTCAACATTACCAATCCTCTGAAGGACTTTGATAAG TTTGCTGAGCGCTATGGGAATGTGTACAGCCTGTATTTTGGAGGAAGACCAGCAGTAATTCTAAATGGGTTTAAGGCTGTGAAGGAAGCTCTGGTGACCAAGGCTGCAGACTTTTCAGGACGCCCACAAAACATCCTGATCAGTGATGTAACAAAAGGGAAAG GTGTCATATTTGTTGACTACAATTCTGAGTGGAAGGAGCATCGGCGCTTTGCTCTCACCACTCTGAGGAACTTCGGCATGGGGAAGCAGTCCATGGAGGAGAGGATTCTGGGAGAGACTGAACACCTTGTTGAATGCTTGGAAAAAAGTGTTG gAGGCACCATGGATCCTCAGACCTTCTTTCACAATGCTACATCAAATATCATCTACCTGGTTTTATTTGGCACTCGATACAACTATGGAGATGAAACACTTAATATGTATATTAAGCGCATCACTGAGACTACAAAGATTGCCAATGGACCCTGGGGAATG ATATATGATACATTCCCCTTTTTGAGAGGGCTACCCCTTCCCTTTAAGAAGGCTGTAGCAAATTTTGAGGTGCTTAAAATGATCACATCGAAAATGATCGACAAATACAAGCCGTCAAGAGTGCAGGGAGAGCAGGAGAACTTTGTTGGCTGTTACCTGGATGAGCTCGATAAG AGAGGAAATGATGGATCCTCCTTTAATGAGGGACAACTTGCAAGATACATTGTGGATCTCCACGCTGCTGGAACAGATACCACCTCCAACACCCTCCTTACAGCCTTCCTGTACCTCATCACACATCCAGACATTCAAG agGGATGTCAGCAGGAGATTGACGAGGTTCTGGAGGGTAAAGCTCATGTATCTTTTGAGGACAGACAGAAGATGCCATATGTGCAGGCTGTGATGCATGAGTCTCAGCGTTTTGGCAGTACTGTTCCGCTTAGTGTACCACACTGCACCACCAGGGATACTGAACTGATGGGCTACAGCATCCCTAAG gGTACTGTCATTTACCCCAACCTTTACTCTGTGCTAAATGAGGAGAGCCAGTGGAAGTTTCCTCACAAGTTCAATCCTGCTAACTTCTTGAATGAGAAGGGCCAGTTTGAGAAGCCTGAGGCCTTCATGCCCTTTTCTGTTG GACCTCGTTCATGTCTTGGTGAGAGTTTGGCTCGGATGGAGCTCTTTCTCATCTTGGTCACTCTGCTGCGCCGCTTCCAGTTCTTCTGGCCTGAAGATGCAGGAGAACCGGACTTCACTCCTGTATATGGAATCACGCTCACACCAAAACCCTACAGGATGGGAATCAGACTGAGACAACCAGTTAGATAA
- the LOC103032567 gene encoding cytochrome P450 2B4, translating to MLSFWILVWICVCFLFLLIRTQRPKNFPPGPRPVPLFGNLFQLNITNPLKDFERLAERYGNVYSLYIGRRPAVILTGFKAVKEALVTKAADFSGRPQNLLVSDVTEGKGVIMVNYGPAWKEHRRFALMTLRNFGLGKQSMEDRILRETKHIVALLEKNVGGSINPQTLFHDAASNIIYLVLFGIRFDYEDNTHREFIQCFTENAKIANGPWGMIYDTLPIARGLPLPFKKALNNVEKLKHLATQMINKHKKTRVPGEPKNLVDCYLDEIDKATEGSSFSEAQLLMYALELHFAGTDTTSNTLLTAFFYLTTHPHVQEKCQQEIDEVLEGKASASYEDRHNMPYTQAVIHESQRIAITVPLSVPHCTTRDTEVMGYSIPKDTLIFPNLASVLSEEGQWKFPHEFNPANFLNDQGQFEKPEAFLPFSAGPRVCLGEGLARMELFLILVTLLRRFQFFWPENAGEPDFTPVYGITVSPKPYRMGIKLRELAREV from the exons ATGCTGAGCTTTTGGATTCTAGTTTGGATTTGTGTCTGCTTCCTGTTCCTCCTAATTCGGACCCAGAGGCCCAAGAACTTCCCTCCCGGACCTCGGCCCGTCCCCCTATTTGGGAACCTGTTTCAGTTGAACATTACCAATCCTCTAAAAGACTTTGAGAGG TTGGCCGAGCGCTATGGGAATGTTTACAGTCTGTACATTGGAAGAAGACCAGCAGTGATTCTTACTGGTTTTAAAGCCGTTAAAGAAGCTCTGGTGACCAAGGCTGCAGACTTTTCTGGACGACCACAGAATCTCCTGGTCAGCGATGTAACAGAAGGGAAAG GTGTTATAATGGTTAACTATGGTCCTGCGTGGAAGGAGCATCGGCGATTCGCCCTCATGACTCTGAGGAACTTTGGCCTGGGGAAACAGTCTATGGAGGACAGGATTCTGAGAGAAACCAAACACATTGTTGCTCTCTTGGAGAAAAATGTTG GTGGATCCATCAACCCCCAGACCTTGTTCCATGATGCTGCCTCAAATATCATATACCtggttttatttggaattcgctTTGATTATGAGGATAACACCCACAGGGAGTTCATCCAGTGCTTCACTGAAAATGCAAAGATTGCCAATGGACCCTGGGGGATG ATATATGACACACTGCCGATCGCCAGAGGCCTGCCCCTCCCTTTCAAGAAGGCTCTCAACAATGTTGAGAAACTGAAACATCTTGCAACGCAGATGATTAACAAGCACAAGAAAACAAGAGTGCCAGGAGAGCCAAAAAACCTTGTTGACTGCTATCTGGATGAAATTGATAAG GCGACTGAAGGCTCTTCTTTTTCTGAGGCTCAGCTTTTGATGTATGCTCTAGAGCTGCACTTTGCTGGGACTGACACCACCTCCAACACTCTTCTGACAGCGTTCTTCTACCTCACAACACACCCTCACGTCCAAG aaaaatgtCAGCAGGAGATTGATGAGGTTTTGGAGGGTAAAGCCAGTGCATCTTATGAGGACAGACACAACATGCCGTACACCCAGGCTGTGATCCACGAGTCTCAGCGTATCGCTATCACTGTCCCCCTGAGTGTACCCCACTGCACCACCAGAGATACTGAAGTGATGGGCTACAGCATCCCAAAG GATACTCTCATCTTCCCAAACCTCGCATCAGTGCTGAGTGAGGAAGGCCAGTGGAAGTTTCCTCATGAGTTCAATCCAGCAAACTTCCTGAATGATCAGGGCCAGTTTGAGAAGCCTGAGGCCTTCCTGCCCTTTTCCGCTG GACCCCGTGTGTGTCTTGGTGAAGGTCTGGCTCGCATGGAGCTCTTCCTCATCTTGGTCACTCTGCTGCGTCGGTTCCAGTTCTTCTGGCCTGAAAATGCTGGAGAACCGGACTTCACTCCTGTGTATGGAATCACAGTCAGTCCCAAACCTTACAGGATGGGAATTAAGCTAAGAGAGCTAGCTAGAGAAGTGTAG